CCGCACTGATCTTCGGTCGGTGGAGCCCGACGGGGGCGCTGCTCGCCGCGCTCTTCTTCGGCTTCGCCGACCAGTTGGCCACCTACCTGGGCGCGATCAACAGCATCATCCCCGGCCAGTTCCTGGCCATGCTGCCGTACCTGGCGACGATCCTGGCCGTGGCCGGGCTGGTCGGCCGGGTCCGGGCACCCGCCGCCGACGGCAAGCCGTACATCAAGGGCTGATCCAGGGGAGCGCAGCATGGAGATCGACTGGGCGCGGTTGCGCGCCGCCGCCACCGAGGTGATGCGGCACGCGTACGTGCCGTACTCGAAGTTCCCGGTGGGCGCGGCGGCACTCGTCGACGACGGCCGGGTCGTGGTGGGCTGCAACGTCGAGAACGCCGCGTACGGTGTGGTGCTCTGCGCCGAGTGCGGCGTGGTCTCCTCGCTGCACGCCACCGGCGGAGGCCGGATCGTCGCGCTGTCCTGCGTCGACGCCACCGGTGAGCCGCTGATGCCGTGCGGGCGCTGCCGGCAACTGCTCTGGGAACAGGGCGGGCCGGAGTGTCTGATCGAGGCCAGGGGCGGTCCGCTGCGGATGGCGGAGCTGCTGCCGCACGCCTTCGACGTGGCCGACCTCGACGCGGTCACCCGGGAACGGCCGGTGCCGGTGGTCCCCGACCGACTGGCCGCCTGGCGCGGACGCGGCACCGTCTTCGTGCACCCCGACCTCTCCGCCGGCCAGCAGATCTGGACGGCCTACTGGGAACGGTCGGCCGGCGACGACGCGGGCGCCGAGACCGGGGTGCTGGAGGAGGCGCCGACCTGGGACGACCCGGCGGAGGCGATCACCTGGGGGTTGGCGCGTACGCCCCGGGTCGTGGTGGTGGACGCGTC
Above is a window of Verrucosispora sp. NA02020 DNA encoding:
- a CDS encoding cytidine deaminase gives rise to the protein MEIDWARLRAAATEVMRHAYVPYSKFPVGAAALVDDGRVVVGCNVENAAYGVVLCAECGVVSSLHATGGGRIVALSCVDATGEPLMPCGRCRQLLWEQGGPECLIEARGGPLRMAELLPHAFDVADLDAVTRERPVPVVPDRLAAWRGRGTVFVHPDLSAGQQIWTAYWERSAGDDAGAETGVLEEAPTWDDPAEAITWGLARTPRVVVVDASGTIFWAGEGEPPVEIPVRWDGTQG